A genomic segment from Odocoileus virginianus isolate 20LAN1187 ecotype Illinois unplaced genomic scaffold, Ovbor_1.2 Unplaced_Scaffold_38, whole genome shotgun sequence encodes:
- the LOC110123344 gene encoding transmembrane protein 51, whose translation MMAQSKANGSHYALTAIGLGMLVLGVIMAMWNLVPGFSTAEKPAAQGNKTEVGSGILKSKTFSVAYVLVGAGVMLLLLSICLSIRDKRKQRQGEELAHIQHPGVEPHAHEEDSQQEEEEASSRYYVPSYEEVMNTNYSEARDVDQNPQMSISLPSYESLTGLDQTSPTTTRADVETSPGNPPDRQNSKLSKRLKPLKVRRIKSEKLHLKDFRINLPDKNVPPPSIEPLTPPPQYDEVQEKAPDARPPD comes from the coding sequence ATGATGGCCCAGTCCAAAGCCAATGGCTCGCACTATGCGCTGACCGCCATCGGCCTTGGGATGCTGGTCCTTGGGGTCATCATGGCCATGTGGAACCTGGTCCCTGGGTTCAGCACTGCGGAAAAGCCGGCGGCTCAGGGGAACAAGACAGAGGTAGGAAGCGGCATCCTTAAGAGCAAGACCTTCTCTGTGGCCTACGTGCTGGTCGGGGCCGGCGTGATGCTGCTCCTGCTCTCCATCTGCCTGAGTATCCGGGACAAGAGGAAGCAGCGGCAGGGCGAGGAGCTGGCACACATCCAGCACCCGGGGGTTGAACCACACGCCCACGAGGAGGACAgccagcaggaggaggaggaggcctccTCACGGTACTACGTCCCTAGCTACGAGGAAGTGATGAACACAAACTACTCGGAAGCAAGGGACGTGGACCAGAACCCCCAGATGAGCATCTCTCTCCCCTCGTACGAGTCCTTGACGGGGCTGGATCAGACGAGCCCCACCACAACCAGGGCCGACGTGGAGACCAGCCCAGGGAACCCCCCCGACAGGCAGAACTCCAAGTTGTCCAAACGCCTGAAGCCGCTGAAAGTGAGAAGGATAAAATCCGAAAAGCTTCACCTCAAAGACTTTAGGATCAACCTGCCAGACAAAAATGTGCCTCCTCCCTCCATCGAGCCCTTGACACCCCCCCCACAGTATGATGAGGTCCAGGAGAAGGCCCCTGACGCCCGGCCCCCCGACTGA